The following is a genomic window from Hydrogenobaculum sp. Y04AAS1.
TTACTATCAAGATAATCAATAAGCATAGTATCAAGTTCCGTAGGACCTACCACAGAGTCTATCAAAGCAAAAACACACAGTATATTTTCGCCATGGTTTTCTATAAAATCGTTTATTATGTTTGCCCATCTATTTCTTTCTTCTTTTGATCTTTTAGCATATCCATAGCCAGGTGTATCTACTATATAAATATTTTCTTCTATATAAAAGTTTAACGTAGCGGTGAGGCCAGGGTCTTTGCTTACTCTTGCTATTTTTGTGTTGGCAATGGCGTTTATTAAAGATGATTTACCTACGTTTGAGCGTCCGGTTAGTAGTATACAAGGTTTGTCTTTTGGAAAATCTTTTACATAGGAACCTTTGAATTTCATAGACCCAATATGTCGTTTATGGTGTCCATATTTGATTTTG
Proteins encoded in this region:
- the yihA gene encoding ribosome biogenesis GTP-binding protein YihA/YsxC, which translates into the protein MKFKGSYVKDFPKDKPCILLTGRSNVGKSSLINAIANTKIARVSKDPGLTATLNFYIEENIYIVDTPGYGYAKRSKEERNRWANIINDFIENHGENILCVFALIDSVVGPTELDTMLIDYLDSKSLNTMLVLTKIDKATQKELANTLNRLKAFDKNIIQTSSKDGIGIKQLKAIMKELSHAKKR